A window of Candidatus Acidiferrales bacterium genomic DNA:
AGCAGGGCCAGCGCCAGCAGGGCCATTCTGAATTGCTTTTTCATGATGCTCTCCCTCCGTGAATTCTTCCCGCCTGTGGCTTTCTGTCCGGCGTCGTTCGCGCGGCGCATGCTTCGGCTACTGTTGGACAGGCGGATCAAGCTCAAGATTAACTCCAGCGCTCGCCGGTATCCCGCAGTTTCGCGCCGGCGGTTCCGGCGCCATGGGTAACCCTTTTCCACTACCTTGGACGGGAATTTCCGATCTTGGTTTCAAGAAGACGAGACTTTATTGCTTCATCCCCCCTGCGTCAACCATTTTATGATCCAGGAATAGGCAGTTAGTTCTTGCCGTTGGCAGGCCGGTTTAGAAGGGTAACGCCCATCGTCTCTTACTGAGTCTCGTATAATACATTGACATACGAGTCAAAAAAAGAGACTGCTGGCTTTCAGGAAGCCACGCAGCACGTCGGGGCAACGGCGAACGCGCCGGGCACCGGCCTTTACCCGCTGGCGGATTTCGCCCAAGGTGGGGGGCGCGTAGTGGGCCAGGACGCCGCCGTCCAGGTACCCCCAGAGGTACTCGACGGGATTGAGTTCCGGGGCGTAGGCGGGCAGCCATTCCAGCCGGAGCCATCCCTGTTGGGTGGCGGCCTGCAGGTAGGAGCGGGTTTGGCGGCTCTTGTGGGCGGGCAGGCGATCCCACAGCAGGATCATCGGTCGGGGGAACTCGCGGCGCAGAAGCCTGCACACACTCCACCACATCAGCACTGACGATGGAGCCTTCCCGAAAACCCAGCCGCAACCGCACGGACCGGCCACCGGGGCTACCGATCAGGACGCCGATGGTGGAGAGCTTCCTCCCATTGAAGTTGTGCACCAGAACCGGTGTGCGCCCCCGAGGTCCCCAGGTGCGGCGGATGGGCGGCCTCTGAGAAAAGCCGCTTTCATCCACAAAGATCAACAGCGCCCGGGTGCGCCGGGCTTTTTTTTAATGGCCGGCCAGACCTGGGATTTCCAATGTTGAATGGCCGCCTCATCGCGTTCCCGGGCACGCCGCTGGGGCTTCTGGGCGCTCCAACCCAGCGCCCGTATGACCCGCCAGACGTGGCCCGGATGATACCGGACGCCGGTGACCCGGGCGATAACGACCGCCATGCGGGGCAAACTCCACAGGTCGGCATCGAGGCCGTGGGCGCGTGGCCCTTGGAGCAAGGCCCGCTCGACCTGTTGCCGCTGTCGCGGGCGGAGACGCGGCTTGCGCCCGGCGCGACCGGCCGCGGCCAGCCCCTTCCTGCCGCGCTGCTTCCACCGCGTGAACCAGACGTGAACGGCTTGGCGTGTGACGGCCAGGCGGCGGGCAATCTCCGACTGCCCGACTCCCTGAGCGAACAGCCGGCCGGCCGCCAAGCGCCGACGCTCCATGCCGGCAAAGTCTCTCCGGGAACGATACCGCTGGGTCGTCTTCGTTTCCATGCGCACAGCATGCACAAGGAACCGAACAATGTCAATCTATTATGCGAGACTCAGTAAATGTCACCAGGACGTCCTGCCGTTGGTCCACGGCAATCTCCCTCGCCAGCCGGAGTTGGCCGACCACCGTCTGAAGGGCGTTTTCGGCGCGGATGCCTTGCCGGGCAGACATCAAATTGACCACCGCCATCGCCGCCAGGATGATCACAAACGCGACCACCACCAGCATCTCCGTCATCGAATAGCCGCCCGTTCTCGACAAGGCCTGCCGTCCTTCTTCTTTTTCTAAAAGGCTTGCTTTCA
This region includes:
- a CDS encoding transposase, whose translation is MWWSVCRLLRREFPRPMILLWDRLPAHKSRQTRSYLQAATQQGWLRLEWLPAYAPELNPVEYLWGYLDGGVLAHYAPPTLGEIRQRVKAGARRVRRCPDVLRGFLKASSLFF
- a CDS encoding winged helix-turn-helix domain-containing protein; its protein translation is METKTTQRYRSRRDFAGMERRRLAAGRLFAQGVGQSEIARRLAVTRQAVHVWFTRWKQRGRKGLAAAGRAGRKPRLRPRQRQQVERALLQGPRAHGLDADLWSLPRMAVVIARVTGVRYHPGHVWRVIRALGWSAQKPQRRARERDEAAIQHWKSQVWPAIKKKPGAPGRC